A window from Neodiprion fabricii isolate iyNeoFabr1 chromosome 2, iyNeoFabr1.1, whole genome shotgun sequence encodes these proteins:
- the LOC124175571 gene encoding uncharacterized protein F54H12.2-like → MAFLHAHSGECMKSELDLFSLPPTQTSIEAGQWVHYKPVSSLTDDSPIEFVVPGNGDEYIDLAHTMLSVRVKLQPSAPTPPAGESNAATPHATPVNNLLHSMFNQVDIFFNQKLVSPANNSYAYRAYIETLLNYAPPAKKSHHSSALWYDSEDGVSDVYDADAVGADRGFIERKQIMSNARTVDLIGDLHCDVFNQDKFLINGVELRLRLVRSRDSFSIMEAENRHKLHILETSLLVRRMKISPGILLAHARTLAKGTAKYPVTRVKVKSFTIHTGVQAETLDNVILGQLPKRVIIGFVSNKAFNGDRQRNPFNFQNYSLNFLSLYVNGVQVPLKPLQMSFGRDDLYVDAYHTLFSGTGIHFLNEGNGIGRQQFAKGNCLLAFDLTPDLSANCTSHWSLIKHGTLRVVVRFDDALKETVNCLVYAEFDNLIEVDAARQFITDFSG, encoded by the coding sequence ATGGCCTTCCTGCACGCGCACTCGGGTGAGTGTATGAAGTCGGAACTGGATTTGTTTTCTCTACCACCAACGCAGACGTCTATTGAGGCTGGTCAATGGGTACACTACAAGCCCGTATCATCTCTAACCGACGATTCCCCGATTGAATTTGTTGTACCTGGAAACGGTGATGAGTACATCGATTTGGCACACACTATGCTTAGCGTACGAGTGAAGCTACAACCGTCTGCTCCTACCCCACCGGCAGGCGAAAGCAACGCGGCTACTCCGCATGCCACTCCGGTAAACAATCTGCTTCACTCGATGTTCAATCAAGTCGATATATTCTTCAATCAAAAACTAGTCTCACCAGCCAATAACTCTTACGCCTATCGAGCATATATAGAGACTCTACTGAATTACGCACCCCCCGCCAAAAAATCCCATCATTCTTCGGCTCTATGGTACGACAGCGAAGATGGAGTATCGGATGTATACGACGCCGACGCCGTCGGTGCTGACCGAGGTTTCATCGAACGCAAACAGATCATGAGCAATGCACGTACCGTTGATTTGATTGGAGATCTGCACTGTGACGTATTTAATcaagacaaatttttaatcaacggTGTGGAACTGCGTCTTCGACTTGTGAGATCAAGAGACAGTTTTAGCATCATGGAAGCCGAAAATCGCCACAAGCTGCACATACTGGAAACTTCGCTGCTCGTTCGCCGAATGAAGATCAGCCCTGGAATCTTGCTGGCGCACGCACGGACGCTAGCCAAAGGTACGGCAAAATATCCCGTAACCAGAGTCAAGGTGAAGTCTTTCACCATACACACAGGAGTACAGGCAGAAACACTGGACAATGTCATACTCGGACAACTACCGAAACGAGTGATAATCGGTTTTGTCAGCAATAAAGCCTTCAACGGCGACAGACAGCGCAAtccgtttaattttcaaaactactCTTTGAATTTCCTGTCGTTGTACGTCAACGGGGTGCAAGTCCCATTGAAGCCGCTACAGATGAGTTTTGGCAGAGACGATCTCTACGTGGACGCTTATCACACCCTCTTCTCCGGTACGGGGATTCATTTTCTGAACGAAGGAAACGGTATCGGCCGGCAGCAGTTCGCTAAAGGAAATTGTCTATTGGCTTTCGACCTAACCCCCGATCTCTCAGCCAACTGTACATCGCACTGGTCGCTCATCAAACATGGAACTCTCAGGGTCGTAGTGCGGTTCGACGATGCTCTCAAAGAAACTGTGAATTGCCTAGTGTACGCTGAATTTGATAATCTTATTGAAGTTGATGCTGCACGTCAGTTCATTACAGATTTTTCGGGCtaa
- the LOC124175572 gene encoding uncharacterized protein LOC124175572, with product MSHAELLRHLRELLAVCGARALAHLHSTSALRGYECLSVAASVIRQWGATRFAVVRALMAEYNERNEFRAMLEDSAENEAALCDIVVDVADETIASQGVALRRPTEEPVSTARDEFMMDDTSENEAALLEGCVACEELAIAGETGVNETMVNDRTAEESISVGARDGGLMQTVGPFRVNEGASTSGIQIGGGRARRAPNYDSDVTLESDDDDADDDDETQTASDVTFEFDDDADDDETEGAYSGNMGRESGLESEAASEKESNQAPDDGADSLGNRFTVIGESTKFIRKFAVTGRELRMKIAAPESGVNLVKWLEDAFRDLHAYAVATCRSSDYIGFTFSAESFNHGPAWLSFRPVRDSRYSDVWKLVFSVAQSASEFGVDSVFTVTVHSVGVPEGRGKPKPITHAGVLKKSVVQIVNSDGLCLPRALVVAKANAERGPNRSGALHEHYEMVRFARSSFQRAEARNFVANAGVEIPPTWCTVHEIAQFQNYLAREGFLITVYELGRLGTGEAAFHDGTAVVRANGTGDVRHRLNLLYYPEEQHYCPIVNLTAVAAGAFFCQPCNRKFNNGYEHRCSVKCPQCLASPPCNSQSREIECPDCRRVFRGNACLEYHRRIGSFSPRRSVCATLRICGNCERFVNLSRRAHICETRFCATCRCNRPYNHYCFMTPLKDATRPKRYIFIFYDFETQQCETVDGDATTNIHVPNLCVAQQVCTQCIHDPDISNGCSACGLVREFVFRREPVKELVDFATRPVQDFARIVCIAHNAKGFDAQFILRHMVERDGNPPQVILSGSKIIMLETGHTRFLDSLAYMPMALSALPKAFGLPTTSVKGVFPHLFNTPENVGYVGPLSAAKFYSPDTMSSDARTEFYSWYNEAVANDHLFDFDAELLSYCRSDVDILRRACVAFRDIFLECGRVCRFTESTTIASACSVLFRKNFSQPERIGILPPGGYRLADAQSRKPLEWLVEKERELSIDIRHAGNGREFRIPETGRKVDGYHVAGDGTRHVYEFHGCFWHGCRKCLRINRDRRSVNGETLDRRYEETHAKISRMRELGYRVTEQWECEFDRSLRENEEMREYVATHPLIAGTATSEALNPRDAFYGGRTGNASRYYEVKTDATGNAYEEIRYVDVCSLYPFICKNGRFPVGHPTVYVGEECKLLTGSSGCDITRVEGLIKGRVLPPRNFYHPVLPVRMHDKLMFALCRSCCQSLNQDECRHDDEAAREFEGVWVSIELKKAVEMGYKIRSIREIWSYTVTSFDPTTRQGGHFAGYIDTFLKIKQEASGWPAECEDEPARMRYPDEYERVEGIRLDRDRIAKNPGMRSVSKLCLNSFWGKFGQRENLVKTEVIKSRQQLLELLTNPEVEVSGLLLVNDEVLYVRWSHAQHSVEPSALANVVIASYTTAQARLQLFSFLEKLDRRVLYYDTDSVIYTRNLRRPNEYEPPTGNFLGDLTDELASYGRGSFIRAFVSGGPNSMLSSLNVRMVKRWKCAR from the exons ATGTCACATGCGGAATTGCTTCGGCATTTGCGAGAGCTTCTGGCGGTCTGCGGGGCACGGGCCCTGGCGCACCTCCACAGCACCAGTGCGTTGCGGGGTTACGAGTGCCTCAGTGTAGCCGCGAGTGTAATTCGTCAGTGGGGTGCCACCCGCTTCGCCGTTGTTCGGGCGCTGATGGCTGAGTACAACGAGCGAAATG AATTCCGCGCGATGCTGGAGGACTCCGCGGAGAATGAGGCGGCTCTATGCGATatcgtcgtcgacgtcgccGATGAGACGATTGCGTCGCAAGGAGTAGCACTGAGGAGGCCCACCGAGGAGCCGGTTTCTACCGCTCGTGACG AATTCATGATGGATGATACCAGCGAGAACGAGGCAGCTCTTCTCGAGGGCTGTGTTGCCTGCGAGGAGTTGGCGATTGCGGGAGAGACAGGGGTGAATGAGACGATGGTGAACGATAGGACCGCCGAGGAGTCGATTTCTGTCGGAGCTCGTGACG GGGGTCTTATGCAAACTGTTGGACCGTTTCGCGTGAACGAGGGCGCCAGTACCTCGGGCATACAGATCGGCGGGGGTAGGGCCCGGAGGGCTCCGAATTACGATTCTGACGTGACATTAGAGTCAGACGATGACGATgccgatgacgatgacgagaCACAGACAGCTTCCGACGTGACGTTTGAATTCGACGACGATGCTGACGACGACGAGACAGAGGGTGCATACTCTGGAAACATGGGGAGAGAATCGGGGCTGGAGAGTGAAGCCGCGAGCGAGAAGGAGTCAAATCAGGCACCCGATGACGGGGCTGATTCACTGGGTAACCGTTTCACGGTTATCGGTGAATCAACGAAATTCATTCGTAAATTCGCGGTCACAGGGCGTGAGTTGCGAATGAAGATCGCGGCCCCTGAATCGGGTGTTAATCTAGTGAAGTGGCTGGAGGACGCGTTCAGAGACCTGCATGCTTATGCCGTAGCAACGTGTCGGAGTAGCGACTACATAGGTTTCACTTTTAGCGCGGAGAGTTTTAATCATGGTCCTGCGTGGTTATCGTTCCGGCCGGTGAGGGATTCGCGGTACAGTGACGTCTGGAAGTTAGTTTTCAGCGTAGCCCAGAGCGCATCAGAGTTTGGCGTCGACAGCGTCTTCACCGTGACGGTACACAGTGTTGGAGTACCGGAGGGTCGCGGAAAGCCGAAGCCGATCACGCACGCGGGGGTACTCAAAAAATCCGTCGTGCAGATTGTCAACAGTGACGGGTTGTGTTTACCTCGTGCCCTCGTTGTAGCCAAGGCTAACGCCGAGAGAGGTCCGAACCGCAGTGGCGCTCTGCACGAGCATTACGAGATGGTGAGATTCGCTAGGTCCAGTTTCCAGCGTGCAGAAGCGCGTAATTTTGTTGCGAACGCTGGTGTCGAGATTCCGCCAACATGGTGCACAGTGCATGAAATCGCACAGTTCCAGAACTATCTGGCACGCGAAGGATTCCTCATCACAGTGTACGAGTTGGGGAGGCTAGGTACCGGCGAAGCGGCATTTCACGACGGTACTGCCGTGGTGAGAGCAAACGGAACAGGCGATGTCAGGCACCGATTGAATCTGCTGTATTATCCCGAAGAACAGCATTATTGCccaattgtaaatttaaccGCGGTGGCAGCAGGGGCCTTTTTCTGTCAACCCTGCAATAGGAAATTTAACAACGGGTACGAACACCGATGTTCCGTAAAGTGCCCACAGTGCCTCGCATCGCCACCGTGCAACAGCCAGTCTCGCGAAATCGAGTGTCCCGATTGCAGACGCGTGTTCCGCGGTAACGCTTGTCTGGAGTACCACCGCAGGATCGGCTCCTTCAGTCCGCGTCGTTCCGTTTGTGCAACGCTGCGTATATGCGGGAATTGCGAGCGATTCGTAAATCTTTCGCGGAGGGCACACATTTGTGAAACTCGTTTTTGCGCAACGTGCCGCTGCAACAGACCGTACAATCACTACTGCTTCATGACGCCGCTGAAAGACGCGACAAGACCGAAACGTtacatcttcattttttatgatttcgaAACGCAGCAATGCGAGACGGTAGACGGTGACGCGACGACAAACATACATGTGCCGAACTTGTGCGTAGCGCAACAAGTGTGTACGCAATGTATCCACGATCCCGATATATCGAACGGCTGTTCCGCTTGCGGGCTCGTACGTGAGTTCGTTTTCAGGAGGGAACCGGTGAAGGAGTTGGTAGACTTTGCTACTCGGCCCGTTCAGGACTTTGCCCGCATCGTATGCATTGCGCACAATGCAAAAGGTTTTGACGCGCAATTCATACTGCGGCATATGGTTGAGCGGGATGGAAACCCGCCGCAGGTCATCCTAAGCGGCAGTAAGATCATTATGCTCGAAACGGGTCACACCCGATTTCTGGATTCCTTAGCATATATGCCTATGGCATTATCGGCGCTACCGAAGGCTTTTGGACTACCGACTACTTCCGTGAAAGGTGTATTTCCCCACCTTTTCAATACCCCTGAAAACGTGGGTTACGTGGGACCGCTCTCCGCAGCGAAGTTTTACTCTCCGGATACCATGAGTAGCGATGCGCGAACAGAGTTTTACTCATGGTACAACGAGGCTGTAGCGAACGACCATCTGTTCGACTTTGACGCGGAATTGTTGTCGTACTGTCGGTCGGACGTGGATATTCTGCGACGTGCGTGCGTAGCATTTAGGGACATATTTCTGGAGTGCGGCAGAGTGTGTCGCTTTACCGAGAGCACGACAATTGCCTCGGCTTGTTCGGTGCTgttccgtaaaaatttttcacaaccgGAGCGAATAGGTATCCTGCCACCGGGCGGCTATCGTCTTGCCGATGCCCAGTCTCGTAAGCCTCTGGAGTGGTTGGTCGAGAAAGAGCGCGAGCTAAGTATTGACATCAGGCATGCCGGAAACGGACGCGAGTTTCGGATTCCGGAGACGGGTCGCAAGGTGGACGGATACCATGTCGCGGGCGACGGTACGCGACACGTCTACGAGTTTCACGGTTGTTTCTGGCACGGCTGTCGTAAATGTTTACGAATCAACCGCGATAGGCGTAGCGTCAACGGCGAGACGTTGGATAGGCGTTACGAGGAAACTCATGCAAAGATCAGCCGTATGCGCGAATTGGGTTACCGCGTGACGGAACAGTGGGAATGCGAGTTTGATCGGAGCTTGAGGGAGAACGAGGAGATGAGGGAGTACGTGGCAACACACCCGCTGATCGCTGGCACTGCCACGAGCGAAGCACTCAATCCGCGTGATGCGTTCTACGGCGGTCGAACGGGGAACGCTTCCCGATACTACGAGGTGAAAACAGATGCAACGGGCAACGCGTACGAGGAAATACGATACGTCGATGTTTGCTCGTTGTATCCGTTCATCTGTAAGAATGGAAGGTTCCCTGTTGGCCACCCGACGGTCTACGTTGGAGAGGAGTGTAAGCTCTTGACAGGGTCAAGCGGTTGCGACATCACGCGAGTTGAGGGCCTCATCAAGGGCCGAGTTTTACCGCCtcgcaatttttatcaccCTGTTTTGCCGGTGCGCATGCATGACAAACTCATGTTTGCCTTGTGTCGCTCATGTTGTCAGAGTTTGAACCAGGACGAGTGTAGACATGATGACGAGGCTGCGCGAGAATTCGAGGGCGTGTGGGTGTcgatcgaattaaaaaaagccGTGGAAATGGGATACAAGATCAGGAGCATAAGGGAGATCTGGTCGTATACGGTGACATCGTTTGACCCGACTACTCGTCAAGGTGGGCATTTCGCCGGCTATATCGACACCTTCCTCAAGATTAAGCAAGAGGCAAGCGGCTGGCCTGCTGAATGCGAGGATGAGCCAGCTCGAATGCGCTACCCTGATGAGTATGAGCGGGTCGAGGGTATACGGCTAGATCGCGACCGTATTGCTAAGAATCCCGGCATGCGATCAGTTTCCAAATTATGCTTAAATTCGTTTTGGGGCAAGTTCGGGCAACGCGAGAATCTGGTAAAAACAGAGGTTATAAAGTCGCGTCAGCAGCTGCTCGAGCTTTTGACCAACCCTGAAGTCGAGGTGTCCGGTTTGCTGCTCGTGAACGACGAAGTGTTGTACGTGCGTTGGTCGCACGCGCAACACAGCGTTGAACCATCAGCGCTGGCAAACGTCGTGATTGCCTCGTACACCACTGCCCAGGCTCGGCTGCAGCTCTTCTCGTTCCTTGAGAAGCTCGATCGGCGCGTGCTCTATTACGACACCGATTCAGTAATTTATACCCGAAACCTCCGAAGGCCAAACGAGTATGAACCTCCAACGGGTAACTTTCTTGGCGACCTGACGGACGAGTTGGCGTCTTACGGCCGTGGGAGTTTTATACGCGCTTTCGTCTCGGGCGGGCCAAATTCTATGCTTTCATCATTAAACGTCCGAATGGTGAAGAGGTGGAAATGTGCAAGGTGA